Genomic window (Brachyspira hampsonii):
TTAAAGATTTTTCTTCAGGCATATTATGATCCTGAAGTTCTATATAAAAATCATTTCCAAAAATAGATTTATAATATTCAGCTAATTTTGAAGCCTGCTTATAATCTTTTTTTCTTATGGCAATAGGAATTTCTCCTCCCATGCATGCTGATAAACAAATTAAGCCCTTATTATATTTTTCTATTAATTCATGGTCTACTCTCGGTCTATAATAAAAACCTTCAGTATATCCGAATGTTACTAATTTACATAGATTATTATAACCTTCTTTATCTTTAGCAAGAAGAATAAGATGCATAGCACTTTTTTCTTCAGAGTTTTCCAGCTTTTTATCAAATCTTGTTTTAGGAGCAACATATACTTCACAGCCTATAATAGGAATAATACCTTTATCCTTAGCCTCAGAGAAAAATTCCATAGCACCGAACATATTTCCATGATCAGTCATAGCTATTCCCGGCATACCTAATTCTTTAGCCCTATCTATTAATCCCGGTATAAGTCTTTTAGTTTTATCCTTTTTAGAATATAATGACTTAATACGAGCAGCCCCATCAAGTATTGAATATTGTGTATGTACATGCAAATGAACAAATGACATATTAAACCCCTATTTGATGCTATTATTTTATATCATTTAAGTTAAATATCAAGTTAAATTTAACAAAATATATAAATAGTTTTTATTTGTCTACTATAAATATTTACGGTATTTAATTTATAAAATTAATATACACTATATAAAAAACATATAATTTTTTATTTTTTAAATTTGACAATTTCTCTTTTAATACTATAATTTTAATTAGATTTATTTTTTAATTGAAATAATAATCAATTATGTTATAATTAAAATATAAAAATAAAATTTAAAAGGAAATATACATGGCTACAACACCTATAAAATTTATGGACGTTAGATTCATTAATCCATTTATTGTATCTTTAGTATCAATATTTAAAGAGATGGCTGGTCTTACTATGGAAAAAGGTACTTTAGTTAAAGGACAAGGCCGTAAGCTCTTCTCCGGATACGGTGTTGCTATAGGAATTGTCGGCGATGTTAATGGACAGGTGCTTTATGAATTTCCTGAAAATTTCTCTCAGCTTCTTACTGAAAATCTTACAGATAAAAAACGCGGTGAATATGATTCTGAAGATGAATTTGAAGATATGATGAGAAGCGTTATCAATGAAATGGGAAATACTATAAGCGGTCTTGCAATTACTAAATTAGCTGAAGAAGGTATTAGCTGCGATATCACTCCCCCTATACTTTACTTTGGAAAAGAAATACAAATTATACCTAAAAATTTGCAAACTATAATTATTCCTTTCCAATCTTCTCTTGGATTTGTGAGTGTTAATATTGCTATGGATGCATAATAATATTAAATGATAAAAAACATCATATATATAGTTATAATATCTTTATTATTATCATCATGCAGTAATACTGTAAGTAATAATATAGTACATACTAATGATATAGTAGTAAAACCGTATATAAATGATAAATATAAAATCACTCCGAATGCTCTCAGATTAAAATTGTTATCTGAATATACAGAAACTCATTATGGAAGTAAACTAATATATTTAGATAATCCTCAAATAATAGTAGTACATTCTACAGAAACTCCGAATCTAAGTATAGCCGTAAATATATTTAAAAATGATACTTTAATAGGGAGACCCGATATAGAAGCAGGAGGCGAAGTAAATGTAGGAACTCATTTCTTAGTTGATTTTGACGGTACTATATACGAAAATACTCCCA
Coding sequences:
- a CDS encoding chemotaxis protein CheX, which translates into the protein MATTPIKFMDVRFINPFIVSLVSIFKEMAGLTMEKGTLVKGQGRKLFSGYGVAIGIVGDVNGQVLYEFPENFSQLLTENLTDKKRGEYDSEDEFEDMMRSVINEMGNTISGLAITKLAEEGISCDITPPILYFGKEIQIIPKNLQTIIIPFQSSLGFVSVNIAMDA
- a CDS encoding peptidoglycan recognition protein family protein, with amino-acid sequence MIKNIIYIVIISLLLSSCSNTVSNNIVHTNDIVVKPYINDKYKITPNALRLKLLSEYTETHYGSKLIYLDNPQIIVVHSTETPNLSIAVNIFKNDTLIGRPDIEAGGEVNVGTHFLVDFDGTIYENTPIEYIARHTVGFNYTSISIENIGYADKLTKEQLEANVKLIKYIKNKYKSIKYIIAHYEYKDKTLPHYSLYKELNTKYINPGKRDPGTNFMKELRKRI